A genomic window from Algoriphagus sp. Y33 includes:
- the gap gene encoding type I glyceraldehyde-3-phosphate dehydrogenase — MKPTKDIRVAINGFGRIGRYTAKLILEKKGFNLVAINDLADQVAISHLLKYDSIHGKSGSKIELKDSILKVNEHEILLFGQSDPEKLPWESLAIDIVIECTGRFTDRSGAEKHLTAGAKKVIISAPSLDPTIKMVVLGVNDSILTGDEKIVSNASCTTNCLAPMVKVLDDNFGVVKGFASTVHSYTNDQNLHDAPHRDLRRARAAAYSIIPTTTNAGKALDGILPDLSGRIEASAMRVPVPDGSLTDMIVELEEEASEEQINTAFRDAANGYLKGYLEVEDSPIVSIDIIGNPHSCIIDSALTSAKGKMIKLVGWYDNEAGYANRLVDLARLISENNNK, encoded by the coding sequence ATGAAACCAACAAAAGACATCAGAGTAGCCATAAACGGCTTCGGAAGGATAGGAAGGTATACAGCCAAATTGATCTTGGAGAAAAAAGGATTTAATCTGGTAGCTATTAATGATTTGGCAGATCAAGTTGCCATCTCACACTTGCTCAAGTACGATTCCATTCATGGGAAATCCGGAAGTAAAATCGAGCTTAAGGATTCCATCCTTAAAGTAAATGAGCATGAAATCCTGCTGTTTGGACAATCTGATCCCGAAAAACTTCCCTGGGAAAGTTTAGCTATTGACATTGTCATTGAATGTACGGGGAGATTTACAGATAGGTCAGGAGCCGAAAAACACCTGACGGCCGGTGCTAAAAAAGTCATTATTTCCGCACCTTCACTTGATCCGACTATCAAAATGGTGGTTTTGGGGGTCAACGATTCTATTTTGACAGGGGATGAAAAAATCGTTTCCAATGCTTCCTGTACCACAAATTGCCTGGCTCCCATGGTAAAAGTACTGGATGACAATTTCGGAGTGGTTAAAGGTTTCGCATCCACGGTCCATTCTTATACCAATGATCAAAACCTTCATGATGCACCCCACCGAGACTTGAGACGTGCAAGAGCGGCTGCCTATTCTATTATTCCCACTACTACCAATGCAGGAAAAGCACTGGACGGGATATTGCCTGATTTGTCAGGCAGAATTGAAGCTTCGGCCATGCGGGTTCCTGTACCGGACGGTTCATTGACGGACATGATCGTGGAGCTAGAAGAGGAGGCCTCCGAAGAGCAAATAAATACCGCATTCAGAGATGCCGCTAATGGCTATTTGAAGGGCTATCTGGAAGTGGAAGACTCCCCTATTGTATCTATAGATATCATAGGAAATCCACATTCCTGTATTATAGATTCTGCGCTTACTTCTGCTAAAGGAAAAATGATCAAACTCGTAGGCTGGTACGACAACGAAGCGGGCTATGCCAACCGTTTGGTCGACCTAGCCCGCTTGATATCAGAGAATAATAATAAGTAA
- a CDS encoding VOC family protein, with the protein MNQATINGIQQVGIGVKDADQAWAWYRKAFRMDVPIFQDSAEAKLMTRYTSGKVESRHAILALNMQGGGGFEIWQYTSKEPMASEKALSWKDLGILAVKMRCHDIQKTYAHLRKIGATMLGEPVKNPLGVWHFYVKDPYGNTFELIENGSWFSKNKDLTGGVLGVVIGVSSVDNALPVYQKHLEQTEILCDKTGVWADFAQVGEGATEYRRAILQGSSVMTGAFGRLFCQTQIELIETSAQPRNKVFENRNWGDLGFIHVCFDVNGMSDIKEKLSKDGIELTVDSQNEFDMGKAAGRFSYLEDPDGTLIEMVETFKVPIMEKFGWYLNLGERKKKGNLPNFVVKLLSLNRVKA; encoded by the coding sequence ATGAATCAAGCGACAATTAATGGAATCCAGCAAGTAGGGATAGGAGTAAAAGATGCAGATCAGGCTTGGGCTTGGTACAGAAAAGCATTTAGAATGGATGTGCCGATCTTCCAGGATAGTGCTGAAGCTAAATTGATGACTCGTTACACTTCTGGTAAGGTAGAAAGCAGACATGCTATTCTAGCTTTGAATATGCAAGGTGGCGGTGGATTTGAAATCTGGCAATACACTTCAAAGGAGCCCATGGCATCGGAGAAAGCGCTTAGTTGGAAAGACCTGGGGATTTTGGCTGTGAAAATGCGCTGCCACGATATTCAGAAAACCTATGCTCACCTTAGAAAGATAGGGGCAACCATGCTTGGGGAGCCTGTAAAAAACCCATTGGGCGTATGGCATTTTTATGTAAAAGACCCTTATGGCAATACGTTTGAATTGATTGAAAACGGTTCCTGGTTTAGCAAAAACAAAGACCTTACAGGCGGCGTTTTGGGTGTAGTGATTGGGGTGTCATCTGTGGACAATGCATTGCCTGTGTATCAAAAGCATTTGGAGCAAACTGAAATACTTTGTGATAAAACCGGTGTTTGGGCAGATTTCGCACAAGTAGGAGAAGGGGCTACAGAATACCGAAGAGCTATCCTACAGGGATCTTCGGTAATGACAGGTGCATTTGGCAGGTTGTTTTGTCAAACGCAAATTGAGTTGATCGAGACAAGTGCCCAACCTAGGAATAAAGTATTTGAAAACAGAAACTGGGGGGATTTGGGATTTATCCACGTTTGTTTCGATGTCAACGGTATGAGTGATATCAAAGAAAAACTGTCAAAAGATGGTATAGAACTTACCGTGGATAGCCAAAATGAATTTGACATGGGCAAAGCGGCCGGACGATTCTCTTATTTGGAAGATCCGGATGGTACCTTGATCGAGATGGTAGAGACTTTCAAAGTCCCTATTATGGAGAAGTTTGGCTGGTATCTCAATCTGGGGGAACGAAAAAAGAAAGGAAATCTACCAAACTTTGTAGTAAAGCTCCTTTCTCTTAACCGTGTAAAAGCTTAA
- a CDS encoding TIGR04283 family arsenosugar biosynthesis glycosyltransferase, with amino-acid sequence MIIPCLNEESNLKELIPYLMEYGEGLISEIIVADGGSEDNSLAIAGSLGAQTILSTVCNRANQLNLGSKYARGSILYFVHADTRPNKKFAKVILESIEKGKQVGCFRYKFDSDSSLLKVNSWFTRFNGPFAGGGDQTLFIKKSFFDSLEGFNESYCIMEDFELVRRIRQKSDFHVLPQEITVSARKYSSTNWVKVQLANLMAFSLFLLKVKPASIKSLYLNLLNQKK; translated from the coding sequence GTGATAATCCCATGCTTAAATGAGGAATCAAATCTCAAAGAATTGATTCCTTACCTTATGGAATATGGAGAGGGGTTGATTTCCGAAATTATTGTAGCAGACGGAGGATCTGAAGACAATTCTCTTGCAATAGCGGGGTCATTAGGAGCGCAGACTATTCTTTCTACTGTTTGCAATAGAGCTAATCAATTAAATCTAGGGTCAAAATATGCCAGAGGCTCCATTCTTTACTTTGTGCACGCAGACACTAGGCCGAATAAGAAATTTGCGAAAGTGATCCTCGAAAGTATTGAAAAAGGAAAGCAAGTTGGATGCTTTCGATACAAATTTGATTCTGACAGTAGCTTATTGAAAGTTAATTCATGGTTTACCCGATTTAATGGGCCTTTTGCCGGAGGGGGGGATCAAACGCTATTTATAAAAAAATCATTTTTTGACTCTTTGGAAGGTTTTAATGAGTCCTATTGCATCATGGAGGATTTTGAATTGGTAAGGAGAATCCGTCAAAAATCTGATTTCCATGTCCTTCCGCAGGAAATTACAGTTTCCGCACGCAAATACAGCTCAACTAATTGGGTAAAAGTACAGCTGGCTAATCTTATGGCTTTTTCTCTTTTTTTGTTAAAAGTTAAGCCGGCTTCAATCAAAAGTTTATATTTAAATCTTTTAAACCAAAAGAAGTAA
- a CDS encoding DUF6134 family protein produces the protein MFLNSFKSVSFVLTVLALSLGVSPKGFSQTKTNTYDIVLAGFTIGSMKADKTTTPKGEDYQIHSKVEFWFFGKIHVEFLQKAQYENGQLMKATTNSDSNRGNFLTSVTWNKDHYEVDANSYKFHNGDPIDQVITSSTATLYFHEPKAGDVLISENFGMLTTVKEVEKGVYEIDVNGNMNRFYYEGGLLQKVVLENNIKNYSIKRRVD, from the coding sequence ATGTTTTTAAATAGCTTTAAATCAGTTAGTTTTGTTTTAACAGTTCTTGCCCTTTCGTTAGGAGTAAGTCCCAAAGGCTTTAGTCAAACCAAAACAAATACCTATGATATTGTGCTTGCCGGATTTACAATCGGTAGCATGAAGGCTGATAAAACTACTACTCCGAAAGGGGAAGATTATCAGATTCACAGTAAAGTGGAATTCTGGTTTTTTGGTAAAATTCATGTGGAGTTTTTGCAAAAAGCACAGTATGAAAACGGTCAACTGATGAAGGCAACTACGAATTCAGACTCTAATAGGGGGAATTTTTTGACTTCAGTCACGTGGAACAAAGACCATTACGAGGTGGATGCGAATTCCTATAAATTCCACAATGGGGATCCCATCGATCAGGTCATTACTTCAAGTACGGCCACATTATATTTTCATGAGCCGAAAGCCGGGGATGTATTAATCTCTGAGAATTTCGGAATGTTGACTACCGTAAAGGAAGTAGAAAAGGGTGTGTATGAGATTGATGTAAATGGTAATATGAATCGTTTTTATTATGAAGGTGGGCTTTTGCAAAAGGTAGTGCTGGAAAACAACATCAAAAATTACTCTATCAAACGCAGAGTTGACTGA
- a CDS encoding TIGR04282 family arsenosugar biosynthesis glycosyltransferase, whose protein sequence is MKDGLLIFQKNAEPGKVKTRLAATMGDQAAFEVYGQLVEYTHSVAAQCPAQKILFFSNCLEGDLSVYPTNYRFELQSGGGLGEKMSNAFQLLFGEKFDRLVIIGTDCVEITSEHISAAFEKLNTREVVIGPAEDGGYYLLGMRKFIPGLFTGIPWSTDQVASLTKEYLTRNEISFALLPMLSDVDFEEDWNRAKDKFKS, encoded by the coding sequence ATGAAAGATGGATTATTGATTTTCCAGAAAAATGCAGAACCGGGAAAAGTAAAAACAAGGCTTGCCGCTACCATGGGAGATCAGGCTGCTTTTGAAGTATATGGGCAATTGGTGGAATATACTCATAGTGTAGCTGCCCAATGTCCTGCCCAAAAGATTCTCTTTTTCTCAAATTGCCTAGAAGGAGACCTTTCGGTATATCCCACAAATTATAGATTTGAACTACAGTCAGGAGGCGGATTGGGTGAAAAAATGAGTAATGCGTTTCAGCTACTCTTCGGGGAGAAATTTGATCGCTTGGTAATAATAGGAACGGATTGTGTAGAGATTACATCAGAACACATTTCCGCAGCATTTGAAAAGTTGAATACAAGGGAGGTGGTCATAGGTCCTGCCGAGGATGGAGGATATTACCTGCTTGGCATGCGTAAATTTATACCGGGATTATTTACCGGGATTCCATGGAGTACGGATCAAGTAGCCTCTCTGACTAAGGAATATTTGACCCGAAATGAGATTTCCTTTGCCTTGCTTCCAATGCTTTCAGATGTAGATTTTGAAGAGGATTGGAACAGAGCTAAGGATAAGTTTAAATCTTAA
- the arsS gene encoding arsenosugar biosynthesis radical SAM (seleno)protein ArsS (Some members of this family are selenoproteins.): MKSLKAQDHPLSSSEAEIQFLESKMPGFSGDRFASELKKSNLFPLKPTQIEILQINLGKMCNQVCKHCHVDAGPDRKEIMTRETMMDCLEVIENHKIKTIDLTGGAPEMNPDFRWFVESIRSIDTETTIIVRCNLTIILANPKYLDLPGFFKKHRVEIASSLPYFTAMKTDSQRGDGVFDKSIKALKLLNEQGYGMKETGLVLNLVYNPSGAFMPAAQSGLEVEFKKRLADKFGIFFNSLFTITNLPISRFLDYLIKSDNYEGYMEKLIDSFNPVAAAGVMCRNTISVGWDGYLYDCDFNQMLELKVTSENSQHIKDWNEKSLTERDIIVKNHCFGCTAGAGSSCGGTTA; this comes from the coding sequence ATGAAGTCCCTTAAAGCACAAGATCATCCATTATCCAGCTCTGAAGCTGAGATTCAATTCTTAGAAAGCAAGATGCCCGGCTTTTCGGGGGATCGCTTTGCTTCTGAGCTGAAAAAATCAAATCTCTTTCCGTTGAAACCGACCCAGATCGAAATATTACAAATCAATCTGGGGAAAATGTGTAACCAGGTTTGCAAACATTGTCATGTAGACGCAGGTCCAGACCGAAAGGAAATAATGACCAGAGAGACTATGATGGACTGTCTTGAAGTCATTGAAAATCATAAAATCAAAACAATTGATTTAACGGGAGGCGCTCCCGAAATGAATCCTGATTTCCGATGGTTTGTAGAATCCATCCGATCCATTGACACTGAGACAACAATAATTGTGCGATGCAATCTCACCATCATTCTGGCAAATCCCAAATACCTCGATTTACCCGGATTTTTCAAAAAGCATAGGGTTGAAATTGCCTCTTCTTTGCCTTATTTCACCGCTATGAAAACGGATTCACAGCGCGGAGATGGTGTTTTTGACAAATCCATAAAGGCTCTCAAACTGCTAAATGAGCAAGGGTACGGAATGAAGGAAACAGGATTGGTATTAAATCTGGTGTATAATCCATCGGGAGCTTTTATGCCTGCAGCTCAAAGTGGCTTGGAAGTCGAATTCAAAAAGCGGCTTGCAGATAAATTTGGGATTTTCTTTAATTCTCTCTTTACTATTACAAATTTGCCGATTAGCAGATTTCTGGATTATTTGATAAAAAGTGACAATTATGAGGGATATATGGAAAAGCTAATCGACAGCTTTAATCCGGTAGCGGCAGCGGGAGTGATGTGTAGAAATACGATCTCAGTAGGTTGGGACGGATATTTATACGATTGCGATTTCAACCAAATGCTAGAGCTAAAGGTGACGTCCGAAAATTCCCAACATATCAAAGACTGGAATGAAAAATCGCTTACAGAAAGAGATATCATAGTCAAAAACCACTGCTTTGGCTGTACTGCAGGCGCAGGATCAAGTTGTGGGGGAACCACCGCTTAA
- a CDS encoding arsenosugar biosynthesis-associated peroxidase-like protein, with protein MKTYYNPDDLKNFGKIGEFQKPLADKFFDYYGEVFAEGALTAREKSLIALAVAHAIQCPYCIDAYTTDTMEKGCDEEQMMEAVHVAAAIRGGASLVHATQMMNKVKEISM; from the coding sequence ATGAAAACTTACTACAATCCCGATGATCTTAAGAATTTTGGCAAAATAGGCGAATTTCAAAAGCCCCTTGCAGACAAGTTTTTCGATTATTACGGAGAAGTCTTTGCCGAAGGCGCACTTACTGCCAGAGAAAAATCACTGATAGCACTGGCTGTTGCCCATGCGATCCAATGTCCCTATTGCATCGATGCTTACACTACAGACACAATGGAAAAGGGCTGCGACGAAGAACAAATGATGGAGGCCGTCCATGTGGCAGCTGCCATCAGAGGAGGGGCTTCACTCGTACATGCCACTCAGATGATGAATAAAGTGAAGGAAATATCTATGTAA
- a CDS encoding peroxiredoxin, whose protein sequence is MALRLGDLAPNFTADTTEGKIDFYEYLGDGWGILFSHPADYTPVCTTELGTVAKLKDEFAKRNTKVMALSVDGVESHRGWISDINETQSTNVNFPIIGDEDRKVSELYDMIHPNSNENFTVRSVFVIGNDKKIKLIITYPASTGRNFEELLRVIDSLQLTANYSVATPANWKQGEDVVIAPAIKDEDIPAKFPKGHKVIKPYLRTTPQPDL, encoded by the coding sequence ATGGCATTACGACTAGGCGACTTGGCCCCAAATTTCACGGCCGACACCACAGAAGGAAAAATTGATTTTTACGAGTATCTAGGTGATGGATGGGGAATCCTGTTTTCCCACCCTGCAGATTATACTCCGGTATGTACCACCGAACTGGGTACAGTAGCTAAGCTCAAGGATGAGTTTGCTAAGCGCAATACAAAAGTAATGGCGCTAAGTGTAGACGGCGTAGAAAGCCACAGAGGCTGGATCTCTGACATCAATGAGACGCAAAGCACCAATGTTAATTTCCCCATCATCGGAGATGAGGACAGAAAAGTATCGGAATTGTATGATATGATTCATCCCAATTCCAATGAAAACTTTACCGTCCGCTCTGTTTTTGTAATTGGAAATGACAAGAAGATCAAGCTGATTATCACTTATCCTGCAAGTACAGGAAGAAATTTTGAAGAACTACTCAGAGTAATCGATTCTCTTCAATTAACCGCTAACTATTCAGTAGCTACTCCGGCAAACTGGAAGCAGGGAGAAGATGTGGTGATTGCTCCCGCTATTAAAGACGAGGATATCCCTGCCAAATTTCCTAAAGGTCACAAAGTGATCAAACCTTACTTGAGAACTACTCCTCAACCTGATTTATAA
- a CDS encoding DUF1330 domain-containing protein, producing MPAFVIVEVDITDPEKYNEYKELTPATISPFGGKFVLRGNPVTVLEGDWNHERLVMLQFPTKEKAEAWYNSDDYQHAKSVRSGAANAKFLLIES from the coding sequence ATGCCTGCCTTTGTAATAGTAGAAGTAGATATCACTGATCCGGAGAAGTACAACGAATACAAGGAACTGACTCCTGCGACTATCTCTCCATTTGGAGGAAAGTTTGTGCTACGTGGCAATCCCGTTACCGTATTAGAGGGAGATTGGAATCACGAGCGCTTGGTTATGTTACAATTCCCTACCAAAGAAAAAGCGGAAGCTTGGTACAATTCAGATGACTATCAACACGCCAAATCGGTAAGGTCCGGAGCTGCCAATGCAAAATTTTTATTGATAGAATCGTAA
- a CDS encoding TolC family protein gives MKRLLFTFLLISGSMSLHGQTADTLSFETYLEWVKAYHPISAQADIVLTMGDMEVRTARGNFDPLLFGNLDKKSYDEKTYYEKREAGISIPTWAGIELNGAFEQNSGQYLNPENSVPSGGLFSAGASVNLGQGLILDDRRAGLRKAQIYQQSTESERKNLLNELYLQASSAYWNWSLAHANKALQAEGVALARTRFEAVKISYEQGDFPAIDTVEASSQLLNREYYLQEAENELFVRTQELNNFLWDETGNPIALDQGILPEDLYSDQLLILNEEELRVMISDHPELMLADFELASLDVDRRLKAQQILPVVKLKYNFLTESLNQFDQANFFENDYKWGLTVYTPLMWRKARGGMRLAEAKINFKQNSRQLKELQLRTKLENELNGWTVINSQISTYTRNVEALEMLLQGELRKFQIGESSLFLVNTREVSVFSSRITLNELLTKRKISFAKTRYAAGVGFE, from the coding sequence ATGAAAAGATTACTCTTCACTTTCTTACTAATTTCAGGCAGCATGAGCCTACATGGGCAGACTGCCGATACATTGTCGTTTGAGACTTATTTGGAATGGGTAAAGGCTTATCATCCTATTTCAGCTCAAGCAGATATTGTCCTTACCATGGGAGATATGGAAGTCCGTACCGCAAGGGGCAATTTTGATCCCCTGCTATTTGGAAACCTGGATAAGAAAAGCTACGATGAAAAGACGTACTACGAAAAGCGTGAAGCCGGTATTTCGATTCCTACTTGGGCGGGAATCGAATTGAATGGAGCATTTGAGCAGAATTCAGGACAATATCTTAATCCTGAAAATTCGGTACCCTCAGGAGGTCTGTTTTCGGCAGGTGCCTCTGTAAATCTTGGTCAGGGTTTAATATTGGATGATCGAAGAGCTGGCTTGCGTAAAGCTCAGATTTATCAGCAATCTACAGAATCAGAGCGAAAAAACTTATTGAATGAGTTATACCTACAGGCATCAAGCGCATATTGGAACTGGTCTCTGGCTCATGCAAATAAGGCCTTACAAGCAGAAGGAGTGGCATTGGCCAGAACCAGATTTGAGGCTGTGAAAATAAGCTACGAACAGGGCGATTTTCCTGCGATAGATACTGTTGAAGCGTCTTCTCAACTTTTGAACAGAGAATACTATTTGCAAGAAGCAGAAAATGAGCTTTTCGTAAGAACTCAGGAACTCAACAATTTCTTGTGGGATGAAACAGGAAATCCAATTGCGCTGGATCAGGGGATTCTCCCTGAGGACCTGTATTCCGATCAGTTGCTGATTTTAAACGAAGAAGAGCTGCGCGTGATGATTTCAGATCATCCCGAACTGATGCTGGCAGATTTTGAATTGGCTAGTTTGGATGTGGATAGACGACTCAAGGCACAGCAGATCCTGCCTGTGGTGAAATTGAAGTACAATTTCCTCACCGAAAGTCTCAATCAATTTGATCAGGCAAATTTCTTCGAGAATGACTACAAATGGGGACTTACAGTTTATACTCCCCTTATGTGGAGAAAGGCCAGAGGGGGGATGCGCCTAGCGGAAGCCAAAATTAATTTTAAGCAAAACTCAAGGCAGTTGAAGGAACTTCAGCTCCGGACTAAACTCGAAAATGAACTCAATGGGTGGACTGTGATAAATTCACAGATAAGTACTTATACCCGCAATGTTGAGGCATTGGAAATGTTGCTTCAGGGAGAATTAAGGAAGTTTCAAATAGGTGAAAGTAGTCTTTTTTTAGTGAATACCAGAGAAGTATCTGTTTTTAGTTCAAGAATCACTTTAAACGAATTGCTAACTAAGCGAAAAATTTCCTTTGCCAAAACCAGGTATGCTGCCGGTGTAGGATTTGAATGA
- a CDS encoding HlyD family secretion protein: MLNISENKIKDRRPFEQAESLKLTVASEQKRRRVRILFVTCCIVFLMLFLPWTQYIRSKGYVTMLQPEHRAQTIHSVIAGRIEKWYVNEGAFVSKGDTIVSITEVKDEYFDSLLLPRTQRQVDAKNLSALSYKEKVKALESQIAALKRNNILRKEQARNKLEMAELQVESDSIRFEQAKVNYEIGLKQLGRAEKLYEEGLRSLTDLETRRLKFQEVQASVIGVENSLLSSRNALISAKLELDAIDNDFKDKLSKAESDMYTAQSSQYDAEGSATKLENQYSNYEARTGFRHILAPQDGFIAEAIQVGLGETIKEGDQIVNIVPSNGKLAVEMYISPVDLPLMEVGKKVRFIFDGWPAIVFSGWPRLSNGTFGGVIVAIDQFAGRTNQYRVLVAEDPEEIPWPEMLRVGSGADGIALLNDVPVWYEIWRQLNGFPADFYTRTQKEEIAKGKK, translated from the coding sequence ATGTTAAACATCTCTGAAAATAAAATCAAAGATCGAAGGCCATTTGAGCAAGCAGAAAGCCTTAAGCTGACGGTGGCAAGTGAACAGAAGAGGAGGCGTGTAAGGATCTTGTTTGTGACCTGTTGTATAGTGTTTCTTATGCTGTTTCTTCCTTGGACTCAATATATCCGCTCTAAGGGTTATGTCACCATGCTGCAGCCTGAGCATCGTGCACAGACTATTCATTCGGTGATAGCGGGTAGAATAGAGAAGTGGTATGTAAATGAAGGTGCGTTTGTAAGTAAGGGAGATACCATAGTCAGTATTACGGAAGTAAAAGACGAATACTTCGATTCGTTGCTTTTGCCTAGAACGCAAAGACAAGTGGATGCAAAGAACCTTTCTGCCCTTTCTTATAAAGAAAAGGTAAAGGCATTGGAAAGCCAGATAGCTGCCTTGAAGCGAAACAATATATTAAGGAAGGAACAGGCTAGAAACAAACTTGAAATGGCAGAACTGCAGGTAGAATCAGACAGTATCCGCTTCGAGCAAGCCAAAGTCAACTATGAAATTGGCCTTAAGCAACTCGGAAGAGCGGAAAAACTTTACGAGGAAGGCTTACGGTCCCTTACAGATCTAGAAACCCGTAGACTTAAATTTCAGGAAGTGCAGGCAAGTGTGATCGGTGTAGAAAACAGCCTTTTGAGCAGTAGGAATGCGTTGATTTCCGCTAAACTGGAACTGGATGCAATAGACAATGACTTCAAGGACAAGCTGTCCAAGGCAGAATCGGATATGTACACAGCACAATCTAGCCAATACGATGCTGAAGGATCTGCCACCAAACTGGAAAACCAATATTCAAACTATGAAGCGCGAACCGGCTTTCGACACATACTGGCTCCTCAGGATGGATTTATAGCTGAAGCTATACAGGTCGGGCTTGGCGAGACGATAAAAGAAGGGGATCAGATAGTCAATATTGTGCCATCAAATGGTAAACTGGCTGTTGAAATGTACATATCTCCCGTGGATTTGCCTTTGATGGAGGTAGGCAAAAAAGTACGGTTCATCTTTGATGGCTGGCCTGCTATTGTTTTCTCAGGATGGCCGAGACTTTCTAACGGCACTTTTGGTGGAGTAATTGTGGCAATAGATCAGTTTGCAGGAAGAACAAATCAATACCGGGTCTTGGTGGCAGAGGATCCGGAAGAGATTCCATGGCCTGAGATGCTGCGGGTGGGATCAGGTGCAGATGGAATAGCCCTTCTAAACGACGTTCCTGTTTGGTATGAAATCTGGCGACAGCTTAATGGGTTCCCTGCTGATTTCTATACCCGAACTCAGAAGGAGGAAATAGCAAAAGGAAAGAAATGA